From a region of the Citricoccus muralis genome:
- a CDS encoding SpoIID/LytB domain-containing protein — translation MPVITAPALDSPSAGQRPVRPSGLPRRLLALLLAAVLVLAAAPLAGSATPARAATPSTFPDVPATHTFHEAVTWMIQQEITEGESDGTFGVSEDISRAEASAFLFRLVDPDVTPPVESPFKDVPADPEWYAYTPIEWMATEGIINGYADETFRPYRSITRGEMAKILYGVAGADFPEPSEDPFSDVPEDSSYAQYIAWMKSEGISQGYADGTFRPGRPISRGEAAQLIWKVAGEMGYDTTVFPVSFAVSGSGWGHGVGMSQYGARAMAVGGNTSGQILDHYYRPAVVQNGPNRVNENIRVHLVTTPRIVVDGTGEVRVRASGSSQAPATAGAVTFTAAGDRVVATLPDGTQQRSGSVALEWTGTRFWKGTASTVTVPDANGTSTDLVLRHGRVQVTLNDHGQLNVVNELRMNDEYLYGLSEMPSLWSEEALKAQAVAGRSYALRFMGSLRPDCDCNVWDEVNSQKFTGWAKENEGPGGVYGMRWKAAVDATSQQILTHKGSVADASYHSSSAGHTRGSEEQWGEAVPYLTSKDDPYSLAPEANNPNRSWTASPTQAQMARAFGLPNVVTVRETAVNPNSGYTDWITATASDGTTSEITGNQFRSRLGLKSAFIIAVTPR, via the coding sequence GTGCCCGTCATCACCGCGCCCGCCCTCGACTCTCCTTCTGCCGGTCAGCGCCCTGTTCGTCCGAGCGGGCTCCCACGCCGGCTCCTGGCCCTTCTGCTGGCCGCCGTCCTGGTGCTGGCCGCAGCCCCGTTGGCGGGTTCAGCCACACCGGCTCGGGCGGCCACCCCCTCCACCTTCCCGGACGTCCCGGCCACACACACCTTCCACGAGGCTGTCACCTGGATGATCCAGCAGGAGATCACCGAAGGGGAGTCCGACGGCACTTTCGGGGTGAGCGAGGACATCAGCCGGGCCGAGGCTTCCGCGTTCCTGTTCCGCCTCGTCGATCCGGACGTCACGCCGCCAGTGGAGAGCCCGTTCAAGGACGTCCCCGCCGACCCGGAGTGGTACGCCTATACGCCGATCGAGTGGATGGCCACCGAGGGCATCATCAACGGCTACGCGGACGAGACGTTCCGGCCGTACCGGTCCATCACCCGTGGCGAGATGGCCAAGATCCTCTACGGCGTGGCGGGGGCCGACTTCCCGGAGCCGTCCGAAGATCCGTTCTCGGACGTCCCCGAGGATTCGTCCTATGCGCAGTACATCGCCTGGATGAAGTCCGAGGGCATCAGCCAGGGGTACGCCGACGGAACCTTCCGGCCCGGGCGGCCGATCTCGCGTGGGGAGGCCGCCCAGCTCATCTGGAAGGTGGCCGGGGAGATGGGCTATGACACCACGGTGTTCCCCGTGTCCTTCGCGGTGAGCGGCTCCGGCTGGGGCCACGGGGTGGGCATGAGCCAGTACGGGGCTCGGGCGATGGCCGTGGGGGGAAACACCTCTGGTCAGATCCTGGACCACTACTATCGCCCCGCCGTGGTGCAGAACGGCCCCAACCGGGTCAACGAGAACATCCGCGTACACCTCGTCACCACACCGAGGATCGTTGTGGACGGCACGGGCGAGGTCCGAGTCCGGGCCTCTGGCTCGTCGCAGGCGCCCGCGACCGCCGGTGCCGTGACGTTCACGGCCGCCGGCGACCGGGTGGTCGCCACGCTTCCGGACGGGACACAGCAGCGCAGCGGGTCCGTGGCCCTCGAATGGACCGGAACGCGGTTCTGGAAGGGCACCGCCTCCACCGTCACGGTTCCCGACGCCAATGGCACCAGCACGGACCTGGTCCTGCGCCACGGCCGCGTCCAGGTCACGCTGAACGACCACGGCCAGCTCAATGTGGTCAACGAGTTGCGCATGAACGACGAATACCTCTACGGTCTGTCCGAGATGCCCTCGCTCTGGTCCGAGGAGGCCTTGAAGGCCCAGGCGGTCGCCGGCAGGTCCTACGCCTTGCGATTTATGGGATCCCTGAGGCCGGACTGCGACTGCAACGTCTGGGATGAGGTCAACAGCCAGAAGTTCACCGGGTGGGCCAAGGAGAACGAGGGGCCGGGTGGGGTCTACGGCATGCGGTGGAAGGCCGCCGTGGACGCGACCTCGCAGCAGATCCTCACACACAAAGGCTCCGTCGCGGACGCCAGCTACCACTCCTCCAGCGCCGGCCACACCCGCGGGTCGGAGGAGCAGTGGGGCGAGGCAGTGCCCTACCTGACGAGCAAGGACGACCCCTACAGCCTCGCGCCCGAGGCCAACAACCCCAACCGGAGCTGGACCGCAAGCCCCACCCAGGCGCAGATGGCCCGGGCCTTCGGCCTGCCCAACGTGGTCACCGTGCGGGAGACGGCCGTGAACCCGAACTCCGGCTACACGGACTGGATCACCGCCACGGCCTCGGACGGCACCACCTCGGAGATCACCGGCAACCAATTCCGCTCCCGGCTGGGCCTGAAGAGTGCCTTCATCATCGCCGTGACACCGCGCTAG
- a CDS encoding TIGR02206 family membrane protein: MNSFLDPLAPYIPLFGADHLLALGTVLAALALLLAFRRQVRNHAPVLRWGFLMFALVQQVALYSYQVFVAGWDWGDSLPLHISRVTTLILIAYLITGRRTVLEVGFYFGLYAYATFVYPQRIQPMDHLMGWSFLVSHAVTILVPVFAGIADGWRPTVRGLWRSYAWFLAYFGVVLAVNALTDGNYFYLKFRPFLQSLPAPLYWLAACAATLALMWIGYAVARRIPVQRGVQGTDVTARGGLSTTS, translated from the coding sequence ATGAATTCGTTCCTGGACCCGCTGGCTCCGTATATCCCGTTGTTCGGGGCGGACCACCTGTTGGCTCTGGGGACGGTCCTGGCGGCCTTGGCCCTGCTGCTGGCGTTCCGCCGCCAGGTGCGGAACCATGCCCCGGTGCTGCGCTGGGGCTTCCTGATGTTCGCCCTCGTGCAACAGGTGGCCCTGTACAGCTACCAGGTGTTCGTGGCCGGCTGGGACTGGGGCGACTCCCTGCCGCTGCACATCTCCCGCGTCACCACGCTGATCCTGATCGCGTACCTCATCACGGGGCGGCGCACGGTGTTGGAGGTGGGCTTCTACTTCGGTCTCTACGCGTACGCGACGTTCGTCTACCCGCAGCGGATCCAGCCGATGGACCACCTCATGGGTTGGAGCTTCCTGGTCAGCCATGCCGTGACCATCCTGGTGCCGGTCTTCGCCGGGATCGCCGATGGCTGGCGGCCCACCGTCCGCGGGCTGTGGCGGTCCTACGCCTGGTTCCTCGCCTATTTCGGGGTGGTCCTGGCGGTCAACGCCCTCACGGACGGCAACTACTTCTACCTGAAGTTCCGGCCGTTCCTGCAGTCCCTGCCGGCCCCGCTCTACTGGCTGGCGGCCTGCGCGGCCACGCTGGCGTTGATGTGGATTGGCTATGCGGTGGCCCGGCGCATCCCCGTGCAGCGCGGAGTGCAGGGCACCGACGTCACTGCCCGGGGCGGTCTGTCAACCACGTCTTGA
- a CDS encoding DsbA family protein has protein sequence MRTKPAESTDTTASSPTASPRPARLGATLALATATVVALTGCADAIRNAEHGGSSGPVGSSTSAPEQTAGTEASGVQIFEDFACPHCAAFHEQNGGLIHGLAAGGELEADYRIVDFLGQGDPESWSTRAANAYYCLEGSLESGTGSENEAAGNKLHAFQSWLFEQATTQPEDATLVAQADEIGGDAASVEQCVTEDGGAPQITAAMSDFSDFRLRGVPSVYSTADSTLYNPEQHGDLKTWLTDRPGQ, from the coding sequence ATGCGTACCAAACCGGCCGAGAGCACTGACACCACTGCGTCCTCCCCCACCGCCTCCCCCCGGCCGGCGCGGCTCGGTGCCACCCTGGCCCTGGCAACGGCCACCGTGGTGGCCCTGACAGGTTGCGCCGATGCCATCCGCAATGCCGAGCACGGCGGCTCCTCCGGCCCGGTCGGCTCCTCGACCTCCGCACCGGAGCAGACCGCCGGGACCGAGGCCTCCGGGGTGCAGATCTTCGAGGACTTCGCCTGCCCACATTGTGCGGCGTTCCACGAGCAGAACGGGGGCCTGATCCACGGCCTGGCGGCCGGCGGCGAGCTGGAGGCCGACTACCGCATCGTGGACTTCCTGGGCCAGGGCGATCCGGAGTCCTGGTCCACGCGGGCCGCCAACGCGTACTACTGCCTGGAGGGTTCGCTGGAATCAGGCACCGGGAGTGAGAACGAGGCAGCCGGCAACAAGCTGCACGCCTTCCAGTCCTGGCTCTTCGAGCAGGCCACGACCCAGCCGGAGGATGCCACCCTGGTGGCCCAGGCCGATGAGATCGGCGGAGACGCCGCGTCGGTCGAGCAGTGCGTCACCGAGGACGGTGGGGCCCCACAGATCACCGCCGCCATGTCAGACTTCTCCGACTTCAGGCTCCGCGGCGTCCCCTCGGTCTACTCGACCGCCGACTCGACGCTGTACAACCCCGAGCAGCACGGCGACCTCAAGACGTGGTTGACAGACCGCCCCGGGCAGTGA